A window of Alphaproteobacteria bacterium 33-17 genomic DNA:
AAAAGAAATAGAGCTGGTTATAATAAGGAGTTATAATTATTAATACCCTCCACTTGGTTACCTATTAATTCTAATTTCAATCCCCTATAAGTCTTAATTAGGGGATTTTTTTATTCAACTTTCACCTCTTTTAGCTTTGCTACTTTTAACATAATCTATACCTTATATTACTTTTTAAATTATAACAGTTCTGAAAATTCAGATGCTAATTTGTATTTTCTATTTTTTTTAGAGGATCCTACTATTTCTAAAAAACCACTTTGCACCCAATCTAGGCATATTTTAGAACTTGTTCTAGGTTTAAAACCAAACAACTCCCCTATTTGCGAACTACTAATTATTTCATATTCCTGAAACAAGCTGAGTATCTTTCTCTGCCTGGGGTCTAATTTTTTTAATAAATGACTATTATCTGGCAAATTCTGTATTTTTGCATCTTGCATATGTTTAAGAACCTTCTTAAATGATGCTTCCATACCTTCTATAAAATATTCTACCCATTTAGTAATATCTGCTTCTGCTCTACCGAAATAGTAATTATGCGATTCACCTATGCTAATAGCTTCATAATATGCGCCTAAATTTCGTGCATAGTATTCTTCTAATGAATATAACCCTTTTAAATCATAGCCTCCCATATGAAGTATTAAGGTAGTGAGCAATCTTGCCGTTCTTCCATTGCCATCATAATATGGGTGTATAGTTGCAAACTGATAATGTGAAACTGCAGCAATTACCGGGCAAGGCAAATCGCAGGTATTAATCCATTCTACCAGATCTTTCATTAATATGGGGACATCATTTGCTTCTGGAGGCATATATATAATTGACTTTGTCCTTCCATCACGAATAACATTTTGACCATCCCTATATTCTGTAGGGGAAATTTTAGTTTTCCCATTAGACATTACCAAACTATGCAGAGTCTTTATTAGTTTTTCTGTAATTCTTGTATTTGATGCGGCATATTTCTCTACTTGGTTAAGCGCAGCATAATAACCTAAAACTTCATTTTCCTCCCTCTCTCTTCCGGGAAAATGCCCATCAAATTTAATAACTGTTTCAATTTGTGCTGGTTCTAATTGGTTGCCCTCTATCATTGTCGAAAAATGAGTAGTGTATAATTTGGCAGTTTCTCGTAATGTCGTTAGTATAGTCGGGGTAATAGGTAAATGTATAATTCTCTCCTTAACTGATTCTATGCTTATCAATAAATTCAATATGTTAGGGGTTAATTTGAAATTGGGAGTAAAGTTTATCGGCATAATATCAGCAATTTATCGGTATTAATTATTATTTAATAATGCCGATAAATTGCCGATAAGTCAAGATATTATCTATAATACCCGTATATGTACCCATAAATACCTATAAATTCTTAATTTCTAAATTGATTAAGAAAAGATAGTGCCATAACTTTTCTTAATGGGTTTTATTGCGTAAAGTTAAGTTGGGATATATAACGTACCTTATCTATTATCTATCCCAAACACGAACTGTCCATTTTTGCACCTTTTTATAGAATTATTTGATTACTCTTCATCCCCACCAATATTCTTTTACTATATTATCATCAATATTGGTATAGATGTGTCTAGCATCGCTGGGCTTCAATAATTCTAGCGTTAGAAGTTCAATTTTAATGGTTTCTGAGATGATTATCGTAATTTTGATTATATTTTTTCCATATCGTTAATTAGATACCAAAGTTTTATCAATGCTTCATTTCTAGCTCTAAATGAGGCATAGGTATTTTGTTTTTCCGTATCTACAATGTGCGTTGCAAATACAATGCGGCGGTTTTCTTTTTCAATATATCCTACAAACCATCCATGCTGAAATTCAGTTTTATTGCCATTTATATCTAGTAATATACCATTACCTGTCTTTCCATAAAGATTCCACCCTCCTGGCATTTCTTGGATAAACATAATTTTTTTAGTTTTTTCATAAGATTTTTGACTTATAGGAAATTTACGATCTATTAATTTTTGTAAAAAATGAGTTTGTTCCTCTGGTGAAATTTTAAGAGAGCTTGAAACCCAGGCATCTGCTACACCACCTGAGAGATCCATATTGCCGTACGAAAATTTCGTTACGTAATCCTGAAATTTTTCTATACCAAGTTTAGTAGTTAAAATCCGTGAATACCACAAGCAACTATCCCTTATCCAAGTGCGAGGATTATGATTACCATTACACACATTTATATAAGGATCTGTTTTAGGTGGTAGGGACCAAGATGGATTACTTTCACTTTTAAGAATTCCAGAATCAAACCCAATTATACTTAACGCAATCTTAAAGGTAGATTGAGGAGGATAAGGTTTATTACAGTCACCTTCTTTTTGGATAATTTCATTATTTTCTTTAGTTACAAAACAAATTTCTGAAGCTAATACCAAATTAATATGTGAAATAAAACAACATATTATTAAAATCATCGTTTTCATATTTTTACTCCTATATTTAATAAAATTTTTTATTATATACTTTAGATCGTTTTGAGTTAAAATTATAACTCATATAGAATTTATGCTTTTCGTAAACCATAATATTAAATCATCATCAACAGTGTAGCTGTTTCCTGGAATTACAGGCTCGTAATTATAAGTAACGCCTTTGCCATCAGGTATATAGCCACGTTTTACGTAAAGTTTTTGTGCTGCGCCATACCCACCATCATCTCCTGCATAAAGTCCGACACCTATGCCAACTCCATCTGAATAAAATTTAGCCTGGTTTTCTAAACTATCTAGTAAAGATGAAGCAATACCCTTATTTCTAAAGGCAGGCAAAACATTTAAGTCCTGAATTTCTGGGATATTCTCTTCTTGAAAAGGTTTATATTGTGATTCAAAATTAAGTGTAGCGTAACCTGTAACCTCAGAATTAACTGTTGCTACCAGAATTTTCCTAGTGCCATCTTTTTGTTCATCTAGATATTTTTCAAACAATGACTTTGGCTTATGCCAATTGTTTTTAGCAAATGCTTCATAAAGTATATCTATATATCTATAATCTAAAAATTCTATATTTATTTTCATTTTTGTTCCAGTTTTTGTTATCAAGCTATTTTTTTATCAAGCCAACTAGCCTTACTGGCGCTTCTGTGCCATCTTTGACTTTAATAGGAAGTACCATTACATAAGAACCTACTTGCGGCATACGCTTTAGATTTGTAGCATTTTCTATCAATATTTTTCCTGCTCCTAAAAATAATCGATGTACCGGAAAACCATTCTGAGGGATATCTGGAGAAAGTGTATCAATACCAAGGGCATTAATGTCTCGTTTTAGTAAAAGCTCTGCTGCTTGATTTGATATATATGGAAATATGTGATTATTATGATACTTAGTTGGAGTATCCCAAAATTTACTCCATCCTGTATTAATCATAACACAAGTACTTTTATTGATTTGACCATGTTTATTCTCAAATTCAATGATATCAGATTTGGCTAAACTAAATCTTGCATGACATCTATCTGAAACATCAATGATAATAGCAGGCATACACATTTCATCTAGATTAAAATCATCGATGCATCTTCCTCCAGGAATACAGTGGCTTGGCGCATCAACATGAGTACCAATACCTGCATTCATTTTGATTTTCATTACACGGAATTTATCTTCGCCTTGACAGTCGGTGTAATCAACATGGAGATTATGATTAAATCCACAATCACCATTCCATGTAGGAATAGTGCTATCGAGAGAATGTGTTAAGTCAATTAATTTATATGGAAAACTCATAATTATAGCTCTATAAATTTATTAAGAATTTTTATCATGCTATTATTGATGCTTTTATAATCATTGCTTAACAATATATTTTCAGATTGTGTAAATTTAGATGGTTTAAGATCACCAGGAACTGCTCTTATCATTTCTTTTATTCCTTCTAAAATTATTTCTAGATGGCACTGAAATGCATATATTTTCTGACTATATTTAATAATTTGCCTTGGACAGCCTTCGCTATATGCTAATATTTCTGATGTATCAGTTAAGCCTGGCATATCATTATGCCAATGAATCACATCCAAAGTTCTGCCAAATTCCTTTAATAGTGGATCATTAAATCCAATGTCTGTAAGTGTTATAGAAAAAACACCAACTTCCTTTTCTGGACTTCTCCCTGTAACAGCGCCTAAAGCCTCGCCTATAAGCTGAGCACCTAAACAAAAACCAAGTATTCTTTTATTATGTTTAATGGCATCTTTGATTAATTCAATTTCATCTTTTAGGTATGGAAATTTATCAATCTCTATTGGACTTTGAGGTCCTCCCATTACTATTAAGACATCAAAGTTATCTATTGAGGATAGGTTTTCACCTTTATAGGGCTTCTCTATTTTAAAGTTGAATTGATTTGCTGATGCCCAGTCCTCTATTACTCCAGGTGTTTCAAAATCTGCGTGTGTGATGCATAAAATATTCATAATTAAACCCTTTTAACTTTTTTGGAGTTTGTTCTATCATTTTTTATCCAAAAATTCATCTATTATTGCTAATGTTTTTGCCTGAACTTCTTTATGGCCGCGGTCAGATAACTCTATATGTTTTGCTTCAGGTAATTCAATTATAGTCGCGCCTGTTTCTGGTAAAACTCCTGGGTCGGCTTTGGTGTCGTTTGCTCTGATACTTAAAATTGAGACATTTTTGCTAACTGGAAAAGGGTACCTTAAAGAATCAAGTGAGATAACTTTATACACCATTTGAGGATATTTTTGAGCAAAAAGCATTGACATATCCCCACCATTTGAATGACCTATGAGTATAATATGCGAATAAGCAAGGCCCAGTCCCATTTTTTGAAACTCTGATATTACAAAGCTAATATTTTGAGCTCCTTTATGCCAAAATGGCATTCTGCGTTTAAAAAGATCTCCTGTTCTTGGTAAGGGTTTGTCGCTATCAAGATCATGCTGAATACTTGCAACAAAATATCCTTTTTCAGCTAAATGATTGGCGATAAATGAATATTCAGTATTCTTCGCTCCATAACCATGGCTTATGATAACGAGGGGGATTTTATTTTTTATGTCTTTAAGAGTATGTTTATGGTAATCATTAAAGTATAATTCTATTGGTATTTCTCGGTGTCTAGAAGAATCTACAAATGTATACGACTGTTGTATGATTGGATTCAACTGATTGTTTTCTACTAATTTAGAGCACTGTGTAAGTGTGATAGTTATAATAAAGCCAACAATAAACTTACTTAACATTTTTTACCTCTTCATCACTGAGCCATTTTTTGTGTTTTATCAAATACTCAGTTTGATAATTAATTATATTTTGATTCCAAGCTTTACTTTTTGCACCTTTATAATGATATGCCATAAAATTTATACCTAGCTTTTTGCATGCATCAGATACTGATTTTATATGCTCTAAATCATCGTCGAACATTACAATAGCTTTTGGGTAATAATCAATCTCTTTTAGAAACTTTATCAAAACAGGCCCTTTTGGAGTAAGATCTGTAGCGAGTATTCCTTTAAAAAATATTGGGTTACGATTATCGGCCTTAAACTTTATGACTTTATCACCGAAACTTCCTTGAAACCCAAGACTTTTTAGATGTTCATATCGCCATTCTGCTAGCTCACTATACATTCCTAGCCTACCAGTATTCATGCCTGTAAGCGCAATAAATTTAAGATCTTTACTCTTTATGTTATTTATTATATATACAATACAAGGTTCAATTAATGGCCTTTTAGCATCTCGTAAGATTATTGAAACCAAATAGTCCCAGTCTTTAACTTCAGGATGAGATTTGATTAGATGATTACGAAATTCCTTACCTTGCTTAGTATGCTCATTAATTAAATACGAATCTAACGGCTGAATAAGCGTTTCATCAACATCAAATATAACCAGCGTATTTTTAGGTAAATCAAAATTTGCTTCTTTAAAAGAATAAATTTCCGTAACTTGGTGGGGTTTATGAGTATAGGTGCAAGATGCTATGAGTAATGTTAGGAATAAACCTAGTATATATTTAATTTGATTAATCATTGAGATTTCTACCTCGTGTTCTAGTTTTAATATATGTCTTTAAAAAACCTAAAGCATATAGTCTAAGTGATTCTTTATCTTCTGAATATAAAGGAACAATTTCATTATTTTCTATATACTCGGCACCTTCTTTTATAGAGTTATTTTGTAGTAAATCGTCTAGTACTTGTATTCTTAATTCTTTAGATACTTCTTTATCTTCTGGTTTTTCAGAAAATACAAACCATACCAGAGAGGTTAGAAAATATGTGCGGCTAATTGCCTTGTTAAAATTTTCTAAATTGTGTGAATCTATTTTATTATCAAAATATTCTGATAACAATAACTGTTTTTGTTTCTCATTTAATCCATTTAAAAGAGCAAAATATCCTAAATCATTATATCTGTAATCCCATGATGCAGCAGTAAAATCAATAATATATATTTTATTGTCGTTAGAAATCATGATATTTTCAGGAATCAGATCTGAGTGAGACAATACTATATCTTTCTTTTGTAACAACATTTTTTGCCCTTCTTGAATATACTCTTTGTATAATTCAGTGAAGACCATAGGAAATGCTATGTCATTACTCAAAGCTTTGTTATAATCTTTTTCCGCCCTAGCTGACTGTGGTCTATATTGGATAAATTCTCCTTTGTAATTATGTAAGTTACGTATGAGTTTAGCTAATATTCTAATAATATCTGGGTTTTTAAGATCATTACGTGTAATTGCTCTACCATCAATATATTCAATAATCATAAATTTCACATCGGGATGAATATACAAAATTTTTGGACTAATCTGTATTTCATCAGATGCATATTTATGTGCAACAATCTCATTTAGTTTTCTTTGCTTATCATATTTTTTGTTAAATTCTCTTATAATAAATTTTTGCTGGTTTACTTGCAAAATATAAGTAGATGTAGAACTTAGGCCACTTTTTAAAGGGGTAATTAAAACATCTTGTTTCTTATTATTACTACCGAAATATTGATCCAAAAAAGGCTCTAGTTCACTTAAATCAACCATAATATTATCCCTTAAGTAAGAACTTTCCCTACAGGCACATCGTTTGGATCAGATTCATGTTCTTCAGGATCATCGAAAGGCATATTTATATAACCATTTTTAAGATAAAAGTTTAATGAACTTTTTCTAGATTCAGCATGTATACTCTTTATACCCAAATTTTTAAGCCATTTTTCAATAAATGCTAAAAACTTACTTCCAGAATTCTGATCACGTTTATTTTCATCTATTACAATAATTCTCATAGCTGCCCTTTTATCTGGCCAAAATTGGATATGGGCATATCCAATAATTTCTGTACCTTGATATAAAACCAGATGAGCATGCTTTTCATGATTAAATGTCCATGTATATGGATCTTCTATACCATAAGGGCAAAAAAAATAGGTGTCACGAAAATATTTAGCAGCTTTCCATTCGGTCTCATCGCTGCACTTAAGAATTCTAAGACGGTTAAATCCGGCCTCTTTCAAAATACTTCTTATAAAATTACCTTTGTAGAGAGTGTAATTTACAAACTTCGTGGATTCTTTTATAAATGATGATTCATCACGTAAAATATCCTGCTTGAGATTTGCATAAGTATCTCTTTTTTCTGTATTCGACCTTAAATAATCACGAAACATCAAATTTAGTTCGATTTCAGGGTGTAATTCTTCATACATATGGATATGTACAGAGTTGTTTGCATTTTTAAAATAATAACGCATAGGAATATTTAATTCCCCCCTGTAAATATAACCTATATTTTCTAAAGAGCTTATTCCATGATTTATGTCTTTAACCACAATTATCATGTCAATTATTGGCTTGCTAGCTAAGCCAGGTACAGATGTTGAGCCAATATGATGAATCTCTAGAAAATGATCACCTAATGTAGCTTTAATTCGTAAAGCTTCTTGCTCAAAAATATTTGGCCAATTTGGGTCATATGGAAGAATTGAAATAGTTTTCTTCATATTTTTATCTCTTTTATTTTGATTGGCTTTTCAAGTAATGCTAAACGATATTCACCAATTTTATTAAAACCAATATTCTTATATACCTTGATTGCTGCTGGATTATCTGTAAATAATATTGCCTTTTTGGTTCCCTTTGCTTTTTCTTGCACCAGCATCTGCGTTAGAATTAACCTTGCAAATCCTTTATTACGATGTTCTGGTGGGGTCCAAACAGGACCAACTTGTACCATTTCTTCTATACGGGCATTAAAGGCACAAAGAGATACTGGGATCCCATCATACAGCAAAACCCAGTTGTCATTAGTTTTAAGGCGTGTATTCCAGTGAGCTTCAACCTCTTTTTCAAGCTCATCATTGTTAGAAGCTCCTAATGCCTCAATATCGTAGCTTTTCATCCAATTAATTAGTAACTCTCGAGAAATATCTTGTGCTTTAACAACCGCAAAATTATTTGGTATTATTGATTCGGTTAAAGTTTCTAGGTTAATTTTATACAAACTTTCCTTTACATTTAAATTGTAATTGGCATTAAATAATCCAAGATGGTTAATTACTTCTTCAGCTTGTTTATTGGGCCCTAAAATTCCTGCTACAGGGCGTTTTATGTTATTTTTTAACTCAATAACCAGATGTTCTAATACTTGGTAATTAATGGCATGCATCATAATATTACCATTCCAATAATGAACAATTACTCCGTATAAATTATTGGAAGTGGGGTTTAAATAGCCAAAATATTCACCTTGAAAATCCTCTCCTCTGTACTCAATTCCTACAGCTTTAAGGTTACTGCAAATAAACATACATTCTGCCTTATATGGTGCCAAGTATTCTTCTAGTTTTTTTGTATCGAATGCTCTTAACAATTTGACATTCATACTTCAACCTTCCTGTCTTTTATCACCTAAGAAGCCGCCAACCTGGGCATCCCATAGTTTTTTGTATAGTCCTTGTTTAGCAAGTAGTTCGTTATGAGTTCCGTCCTCTACAATCTTGCCTTTATCAAACACTAGTATTCTATCCATATGCAGTAAAGTAGAAAGCCTATGGGCAATTACAATTGTAGTTTTATTTTGCATCAGCTCCCACATACTTTCCTGAATAACATTTTCGGTTAGTGAATCAAGCTGGCTTGTAGCTTCATCTAAAATAAGGATTGGAGCGTTTTTAAGTATTGCTCTGGCTATTGCGATACGCTGACGCTGCCCTCCAGAAAGCTTTACGCCTCGCTCACCCACTAATGAATTATAACCATCAGGTAATTTTTCTATAAATTCATGTGCATGAGCTTGCTTTGCTGCCTCCATAACTTCTCTATCACTTGCATCGGCTCTGCCATAACGGATATTTTCCATGAGTGTTCTGTTAAATAGAGATGGATCTTGTGGAATCATGGCAATATTTTTACGTAACGATTCCTGGGTAACTTCACGTATATCCTGTTCATCAATTAAAATAGCGCCATCTGTAACATCATAAAACCTAAGTATAAGGTTAACAAAAGTGGACTTGCCTCCACCGGAATAGCCTACAAGGCCTACTTTTTGACCAGCTCTAATTTCAATAGATTTATTTTCAAAAAGTGGCTCAGTACCCTTGTAATGGAATTTAACGTTCTTAAAAGTAATTTGCCCATTAGTACAATTTAATTCAGTAGCATTTGGTTTATTGGTGATTTCTAGCGGTATCATTAACGATATTAAGCTTTGCTTACACCTGCCAACAGCCTTGTTGAATTCATCAACTTCACTCATTGTATACCACATCATGTGTCCTAATTCCATTGATAACCCCAAAATTAGAGCAAAGTCACCAATTGTCACTAAACCCTTTCCATAAAGATATACCAGGAAAAATGTAGAACATCCCATCATTACGGCTATTAAACCACCTTGAATACATGAAAGTATTGTGGAATACATATAAGTTGCAGTGTAAGCTTTTTGTTGCCTATCAAAAAATGTCACCATCCTTGAGTTTTCATATACTTTACGTGCAAAAATTCTTACATTTGTATGGTTAGATAAACTATCCACTAACTCACCTACAACAATGGACTCTTCTTTAGCTTGTGCGTCTGATAATGATACAAGCTTTTTTGACATAAAAATACTAGAGCCAGCGAAAAATATAAACCAGGTTATTAAAATTATACTAAATATAGGATTTACAAAATAGGCAGCTATAAAACCCATAATCAATAAAGACGCACCCCTAAGGAAATTAGATGCACAAGGCGTTATTATTTTAGTAATACCATCAACTAAACTTGTAATTTGCTTTGCAATTTTACCAGATAGATTGTTTTGATAGAAGTTGTGTGAATGCGAAAGGGCATAATCCATTGTTTCAGCAATAATTTTGTTCTGGATAATCGGCACAAATTTCGCCCAAATATAATTTATACCTCGCCAAGTAAAGTTATCAAAAACAATAAAATTTATCACCACTAAACTTGCTGGAAGTATTAAAGCTGTAGTATCTCCGTTATTTACATCAGCTAAAAGGTTAATAAGGTTCTTGATTAATATGCTATTAAATGGCCCCCAAAAACCAGCAGCTATGCTAAGGAATATACAGGTAAATACAATTGGTTTATATGATTTTAAAAAATGCCATATAAATGGGAAAAGCTTCTGAGGTTCAAGTTTATCTATTTCTTTCATAGTTTTTATCTGGTTTTATTAAGTTTTACATGATATTACATATTTGTTAATGCAAAAGCTATAAAATTTTATGAATTTAACCTTTAAACCACTAGAAAAACAAGATTTTCAGATACTTCTCGGGTGGCTTTCTAAACCCCATGTTAAAGCATGGTATGATAAGGAAATAAAATATACCATTGAAAAAGTTCAGCAAAAATACAATAGTTATACTGAAGGATATAAGCTTGAAGAGGGAGTTAAAAAGCCAATCCACGCTTTTATTGTACTCATAGATAATATACCAATA
This region includes:
- a CDS encoding GNAT family N-acetyltransferase → MKKTISILPYDPNWPNIFEQEALRIKATLGDHFLEIHHIGSTSVPGLASKPIIDMIIVVKDINHGISSLENIGYIYRGELNIPMRYYFKNANNSVHIHMYEELHPEIELNLMFRDYLRSNTEKRDTYANLKQDILRDESSFIKESTKFVNYTLYKGNFIRSILKEAGFNRLRILKCSDETEWKAAKYFRDTYFFCPYGIEDPYTWTFNHEKHAHLVLYQGTEIIGYAHIQFWPDKRAAMRIIVIDENKRDQNSGSKFLAFIEKWLKNLGIKSIHAESRKSSLNFYLKNGYINMPFDDPEEHESDPNDVPVGKVLT
- a CDS encoding cell filamentation protein Fic, whose translation is MPINFTPNFKLTPNILNLLISIESVKERIIHLPITPTILTTLRETAKLYTTHFSTMIEGNQLEPAQIETVIKFDGHFPGREREENEVLGYYAALNQVEKYAASNTRITEKLIKTLHSLVMSNGKTKISPTEYRDGQNVIRDGRTKSIIYMPPEANDVPILMKDLVEWINTCDLPCPVIAAVSHYQFATIHPYYDGNGRTARLLTTLILHMGGYDLKGLYSLEEYYARNLGAYYEAISIGESHNYYFGRAEADITKWVEYFIEGMEASFKKVLKHMQDAKIQNLPDNSHLLKKLDPRQRKILSLFQEYEIISSSQIGELFGFKPRTSSKICLDWVQSGFLEIVGSSKKNRKYKLASEFSELL
- a CDS encoding GNAT family N-acetyltransferase translates to MKINIEFLDYRYIDILYEAFAKNNWHKPKSLFEKYLDEQKDGTRKILVATVNSEVTGYATLNFESQYKPFQEENIPEIQDLNVLPAFRNKGIASSLLDSLENQAKFYSDGVGIGVGLYAGDDGGYGAAQKLYVKRGYIPDGKGVTYNYEPVIPGNSYTVDDDLILWFTKSINSI
- a CDS encoding ABC transporter ATP-binding protein, yielding MKEIDKLEPQKLFPFIWHFLKSYKPIVFTCIFLSIAAGFWGPFNSILIKNLINLLADVNNGDTTALILPASLVVINFIVFDNFTWRGINYIWAKFVPIIQNKIIAETMDYALSHSHNFYQNNLSGKIAKQITSLVDGITKIITPCASNFLRGASLLIMGFIAAYFVNPIFSIILITWFIFFAGSSIFMSKKLVSLSDAQAKEESIVVGELVDSLSNHTNVRIFARKVYENSRMVTFFDRQQKAYTATYMYSTILSCIQGGLIAVMMGCSTFFLVYLYGKGLVTIGDFALILGLSMELGHMMWYTMSEVDEFNKAVGRCKQSLISLMIPLEITNKPNATELNCTNGQITFKNVKFHYKGTEPLFENKSIEIRAGQKVGLVGYSGGGKSTFVNLILRFYDVTDGAILIDEQDIREVTQESLRKNIAMIPQDPSLFNRTLMENIRYGRADASDREVMEAAKQAHAHEFIEKLPDGYNSLVGERGVKLSGGQRQRIAIARAILKNAPILILDEATSQLDSLTENVIQESMWELMQNKTTIVIAHRLSTLLHMDRILVFDKGKIVEDGTHNELLAKQGLYKKLWDAQVGGFLGDKRQEG
- a CDS encoding cyclase, which encodes MSFPYKLIDLTHSLDSTIPTWNGDCGFNHNLHVDYTDCQGEDKFRVMKIKMNAGIGTHVDAPSHCIPGGRCIDDFNLDEMCMPAIIIDVSDRCHARFSLAKSDIIEFENKHGQINKSTCVMINTGWSKFWDTPTKYHNNHIFPYISNQAAELLLKRDINALGIDTLSPDIPQNGFPVHRLFLGAGKILIENATNLKRMPQVGSYVMVLPIKVKDGTEAPVRLVGLIKK